The nucleotide window ATCGTGACTTGAATAGGCACATTGATTTGATGTTATGAGTAAATCTAGAGGGGGATCTAAATCTCGTATCTCGTTTCGATGGGGGTCATAAAAAATACATGAACAAATGGATATGGAGCATGACTCGGAAGAAAGCGTGATTAAAGGGGGTGATggaaaaaaaaaacccagaaatgagggtgacaaatctGCTAATGGGGAGGAATTGGGATCTCTTGTTGCTAGGAGTAGGAGGATGTTGAGAGGTAACCATATTACATTGGCAGTTGCTAAAGGGCAAGCCAATCGATCGTAATAAAAACATTCTGTTAGAACGTCCGCGGTTTGGGGAGGCCACGAGTTCTTAGGAGACTTCGACATGTGTTGAAGGTGTATAATCCCCAAATTGTTTTCTTAATGGAGACTAAATTAAATTCTAGAAAGATGGAGAATATTCGTAGGAGGTTTGGTTTTTTTAACGAGATTGATGTTGCAGTTGATGGTTCTCGAGGGGATTTGAGTCTAGCATGGAGAAGAAATTCCACTATCACTTTGAGGAGTTTCTCAAAACATCGTATTGATATTGAAGTTAAAGAGGGTGAGGAGAGTAATAAGTAGAGATTTACAGGTTTCTATAGGACTTCAGATTCGCATCATAGGGATGACACATAGAACTTACTCAGGACTTTAAGTCACTCCCAAATCTCTCTTGGTTTGTGAGAGGTGATTTTAATGAGATTTTGTACTCCTTTGAAAAGAAAGGGGGGCCTCTTAGGGAGGAAAGGAAAACGGAGGCTTTCAGAGAGGTTCTTAGTGATTATCAATTAGTGGATGTATGATATTCTGGACCATGGTTTACTTAGGAGAGGGGCAACCTCTCGGAAACAAATATTATAGAGAGACTAGATAAGGGTAGCAAATGAAGGTTGGATAGCTCTATTTCCTAATACAATGGTACATCATCTCCTACACTCTTTTTCTGATCACTATCCACTTCTTATTCAGTTAGAACAAGATGGATATAATCTTCGACCCAAACGTTTTCGTTTTGAGGCATGGTGGGTGTTAGAAGAGACTTTTGAACAAGAGGTTAGGAATCTTTAGGAAGAGAGCGACGATGATATTCTTGTTAAGTTAGAGAGGGTTCGAGCTAGCTTGGGGAGATGGGCAATGGAAACTAGATAAAAGAAAGTAGGGATAAAAAAGAAATTAACAATAAAGCTTGGAGTTTTGTTGAAAAGGGATAGAGAAGATGATAACCTTGTGAAACTGATTGATACTAAAGTTTAGTTAAATTTGGAGATTGATAAAGATGACTTTTGTTGGGAATAAAGGGCAAGGGCGAATTAGCTAGGGTTGGGGGAGAACATGActtttttccataatttttactCTCAAAGAAGGAGAATGAATATATTTGGTGGCTTGTAAGGGAGGATGGACGGTTAATGAGAAGGGAGACTAAGATGGAATACATTGCTAGGAATTATTTTCAATCTCTTTTTGAGTCAAAGGGGATTGATGATGCGGGTTATATTTTGTCTGGGATAAGAAATGTATCTTTATGAAGCAAATGATTTGTTGACGACACAATACACAAAGAAAAAAGTCTTGGAGGCACTGAATGGTATGGGTATTATGAAGACATCAGGGGACGATGGCTTTCCGGCTCTCTTCTACCAAAGGTGTTGGCACAAGAAGGATATTTCCTCTTAGTAAGGATATTTCCTCTTACTGTCTGAAGGTACTAAATGGAGATAAAACTTTAGTTCCTTTAAATGTTACAAATATTGTGCTGATTCTTAAAATTCCTTACCCAATGAATTTAGCGAATTTTAGGCCAATTATGTAACAACCTAATTtctagtggtgtcggaacagtgattcgagatcactaaatccgacaaatgagtaggaaatattattaatttagtgagtataagttaaatgtgaagttaggaaaaattttgaaatagtgaatagtatactaaaaataaatactaaaataattagaatcgaaaacgaggtatcgagtgttaataagttagtattaaagtttcgtcaagaaattttaaagttctgatagttaattgaacaaaaaggactaaattgtatcaaatgcaaaattgtgggaaatgattaaatagcttaaatgataaaagaaagagggtttaaaaggaaaatagacccaaggtctatttgggctagacggcaagagcatgaaatcagcaagaaaataaggagaattaagggcaaaattgtaaaattgcaaaatttacttaacaaagctaggactaaagtggaattatctagatttctctttatttttctgcattctcatcagcaaaaacgccatggaagagttcccttaagctttttttttcatatttttacttcaattaagttaaattcttgattatttcttgaaatttttgtgtttttatgacttttacaactaggtccacttgttgaattcattagtttttgattctatgaaagaaattgaaaggttctatgaatatgtgctggaagtatatgattatttggcatggaattagagcttcaaattgtttatatgctgatttttttgaaagaattgaatagaaagtgaatgtttgggacctaattgtaaaagagtttgaatttAGAGTTTTatatggaaattatgaatttaaatagttatgaaataacttataatgtctaggaaaagtattaattgagaaaattatcttaattgaggggttaattgagcaaggactgaattgtatgaattgtgaaatttggggcaaaatggaaatcaacattttgcactaaaactgttttggacatcagcagtagtctaactttgaaaaatcaccaaaaattgtaaaactggaattagaggatgaataaaatatgaaattaaagcttattgagtctagtttcttatagaagaaatgatgtaagcaatggaattgtaaatcatgagatatgatgaattttgtgagacaaggttagaataaTTTCGGGttctcctgttctgactttgtaaaatcataaaaaattggataaaaataattatgggattaaatttatatttttagaatcctgaatgagtttattttcaaaagaaataagtgaagacatcattcgaatcctgtacgagaagataattaatttttagtgaagaagggttagaactgtcagacagcagaacaagggagacttcaatgaataaactgtattaattggcccaatcaaaaattatgaaatttttatggtaagaatacatatgagtctagtttctgggaaaatttatgaatcttaatttggagttctgtagctcaacataaaaataatttagtgactatgacacagatgggcagcttgaatattcatataagtagatagtgaaaattatggataatgttacctacaagtgtgttgtttatactaaggatgtggatagagaggaggaggaggaaaaatatacatatatatatatatatatatgaatgactcgtgtataaattgatcacatgcccgattataatcaataagtgttgaattagaaatgatataatgatttatttggaatatttattatgaaattatgattatcattatgatacaaaaattgaacttgtgaatttatatggctaaaattttagtgattatttgttaattttatgaattccatgatgtgttatttcatatgtattgatgataaaatcgtgaataatgtaaaagcatgaaaattgaataaatgatcaaattgagcatttcagttcagtgacaagatgaactgaaggaaaagaccatggttggaccatggcaacaagtgataagtgatagcttcggctacacttatctgatcaaggaaaagtgaatgtgataagtgatagcttcgactacacttatctgatcaatgacaaatgacaagtgaaaagtggtagcttcggctacctgatcagtgaaaagtggtagctccggctacctgatcagtgaaaagtggtagtaccggctacctgatcagtgaaaagtggtagtaccggctacctgattagtgaatagtggtagcttcggctacaagtgacaagtgatttccgtacaagaccatatctgggatatggcatcggtgtgatatatgctactgtataagaccatatctgggatatggcatcagtgagatatgtgattcgtgtaagaccatagctgggctatggcatcgatatgtgatatgtgattacgtgtaaaaccatagctgggctatggcatcgatatatgaatatgtgtaagaccatagctaggctatggcatcattatgtgaagatgtgtaagaccatagttgaactatggcatcgagaaaacgaagtactcaattccgtaagatgttcactaatttgaagaagtttggtaagtattacatggaattatgcgacataaggaaatacgagttgatgagacatgagtataaaacttggttgatgaatgagttcatttgtgattatatatttctacGCATTGAGTATAATATCCGTATGAATTGGTATtccaaatgagttaatgagaaaacttctagtatgaaataatctgagttcgaaatgaaatatcatgaaaatgtacttgaaatacattggtatgtcttgtatatgctatttgaattcataaatgtagaaagtaaatgtatgtggaaatatgagatgatgatatctgtacatggaatttattgatgaatatgtacatccaaatttatatgatagattttagtgaacaatgaaattgggctcaataagtgatttggcaatttaaatcgtgattggtaggaagagttaatgaattgcatatttatgaattgttacacgtatttgtctgaaatacgaggaagtgatggtaattgatatatggaaatatgaaactatgatatatataaaaacatggaatatgtttgataaatgtgttcattcctaattatggaattatgtatctcatgtgtgctatttgcataaagatgatatttcaaatactttggtgaataaagcttaaatatgaaatagtatgaaatcgaaacaaattgtaatgaaaatgtatttaaattatctgtaagtgtttcgtgcttctcgataatgcctcgtactctatttcggtgacggatacgggtagggggtgttacaaattagtTTATGCACGGTTCTTTTTAAGATGATTGCTAAGATGGTAGAAAATCGATTCCAAAGGGTGTTGGAAGATTACATTGATGGGGCCCAGAGTGCTTTTGTGTCAAGCCATTTAATTTTAGGTAATGTTTTATTGGCCTATGAGATTTCACATACCTTTCATCAAAAGAGGGTGGGGAAGAAGGGTTTTATGACACTTAAACTCGACATGAATAAAGCTTATGATTGAGTGGAATGAGATTTTCTGAAACAAATGATGGAACGTATGGGTTTTGCTAGTAGATTGGTGAAAACCATTATGAGGTGTATCTCATTGGTCTCATACTCGGTGATATTTAATAGAAAAGTAGGGGAGAAGTTTGCGCCGAGTAAGGGGCTTCGACAAGGTGATCATTTAAGTCTGTTTCTTTTTCTGATATATAGAAGGGTTATTTACTATTTTGAGATTGGCTTTAGATAAAGGACTAATTAAGGGTGCAAATGCTAGTGAGAGGGGTCCGCAAATAACACACCTTTTATTTGCGGATGATTGTGTTTTTTTGTTGAAGTTACAGATAGAAGGGCTACTACTATGAAACAGATTTTGAAGGAATACCAATCAGttcattaattatgaaaaatccaTTGTGTGTTTTAGTCAAAATACTTCTAAAGAGGGATCatattcatctagtaaggtaatcaATATTGGTgctgttaaaattaggatgcacgatgggacgattagaaCACTCttagatgtcaggtatgtacctgatttatgaAAGAATCTCACTTCcttatgtacctgatttacgaaagaatctcacttccttgagtattttagactcgaAAGGTTGTAGAATCAACATTGAATCGAGCGACATTAAGGTGTCGCGTGGGactctcattttgttaaaaggtaaaatgatcgacaatctttatattttggaagGTTCTACTCAGTGGCAAAGGTAGAAaatttttttcactattttttaCTTGTTCATTATTTAATCAGGTTGATCCTGAACATTGGTCAATATTTTCAAACTTTGAattcaattattttaaatattttaaataattaaaatttatttatattttaaaaatatttcattgaaaattttataatatattttcaaatttttatttataatatattttaaagaataaaacatcaaaaataaaatattttaatcactaaaataaaaattcggcaaaatttaataaaataaaaatagaatcataaacttttgaaaaaaaattaattcaaggtgtcctaattcacaaaattccaaatataGGCCCATTAGCGTCTTTTCAGTAAAAAAAACCATCATTTCCTAATTTTCTTAATAATTCCTCCCTTTATGAAACGAAACTACCCTTTCCCGGTAGACTGGAGCCACCCCAAAAATTCTCACTTGTGAAAAATTGTTGCCAAACTTGTTCAATATAAGCTCTTAGCATCAAAAAAATAAGTGCACCAATGGGAGCAACGAATAACATCTGGACCGCCATGGAAGCGAACCATGCTAAACAAAGCCACAACGGCAATTCAACCTTCGATGATCATTCAATCCTCCACTCTAATCTCTCAGTTGATACCGCCCTTCCTTTTCCCCTTATGGTCCCTCGCGTCATGTTCGTCTTTTTTCCTCGTCtctgtttctcttttttttttcttttcttttttcatttcgaGCTGTTAACTTAGCTTATTTTAGGGCTTGCTTCTCGTATTGATATTTTCGGATTTTCAATATTTGTTTTATTCTATTTAAGCTAAGTACGACCACCTCAAACGCCAGGAAATTCGAATTTGTGTTGGTTTTACTTTTATGACATTTTGCTCGGTTTTATACTTATTTTGCAGCGCCTTGTGCAAGGATCTGTTTCGGAAATGGGCTAAGTTGAACGATTCTTGCTTCTCCGTCGACACTGTATCAGGCGGCATCACGAATCTTCGTGAGCACTTTGCTTTTTGATGTTTGTTATATTCTTTCATGGAAAAAACTTATTGCTTTCTGTAGAGTAGCGACTTAATTTGTTAGTAGTATGTATTTTTATTAGATCGGATTTTCCAACCAAACAGTAAACATAAGTAATCGCGTTTTAAATTGGAAAGGTGAAAACTCAAAAGAATAAGAAGGAAAAAAAGGCCCGTATTCCGAGGCTTCAAAACAGTCGTTTGGATTGGTTGCCTTTTGATGTTTATTTTATACATTATATTTCTGGTTCTGTTTGCTGCTTTTGTTCGATTTTGTGGCAATTTATTCGCTAATCACGAACAATTTAATGCAGTGCTGAAGGTTTCTGTCAAGGAAGAAAATGGAGAATATGTGTCTGTAACAGTTAGATTGTATGGACCCAACACTGAATATGTCATCAATCGGGAACGTGAGTTACAGGTATTCTCGTTGCTTTTCGCTACTAATTATATGTAGAAAATCTTCCTTAGGGATAATCGCTAATTTAGCTGATTGGTTTTGGTTGGTATTATATTGAAGTGCTAAAACCTTGCTTAAATATTAACGTAAAACTCGTCATTGTTGTGTTTCCTGGGTCTGAACTCTGAAACTTCTCTGGAAGTGTTTTAGTCAACTAAGTTGTCAGTGACTTAATGGAGAAGTAATCTAATCTTACCCAAAGGAATTGTTTATTATGATTTCTTTTGAAATGTCTTGCTTAAATGCATGTATCAGGGTGGGTCAAGGATATGCTAATAGTTTCAAGTACAACGGGAATTCAAATGATGATTTTATATGTCTTTTGGTGTTCTTCTAAACTAAATTGTTTCTAGTTATGATTCATCCACCGTTTTTATCCATTGGTTCCATTAACGCCTTTCTGTTTGACGGCCTTTTCATTCCATTATAAACTTGTATCTTCATATTGTGTTTTAGGCGATCAAATACCTCTCGGCTGCAGGATTTGGTGCCAAGTTGCTTGGTGTATTTGGAAATGGGATGGTACAATCTTTTATAAATGCACGTACCTTAACTCCAGCAGGTAAGCATCAGAGAGATAAACTCCGGGAGTAGGACTTTCACATGAAGTTGTGTTCTTAAGACATCAGTTATTTGAGAGGGTTTATGCCTTCAAGCATCTTAGTCTCATGTTCTGTGCTGGCGGCATCAGTAATAAAGTTCTTTGCCTCTTGAAGCTTTTACGGTATTATAGATATTTGGCCTAGGTGGTATGATTAAATAGTCTACAAGGCATTGACTTCTGTGGCAACTAATTTCTACCTTTAATACTGACAATTGTTATTTTAACTGAAGCACAAAGTATTGCTCGGTCCACAAGCTGTGTGCTAATATACTTTTTACCTATTTTCCCCTTACCAGATATGAGAAAGCCAAAGCTGGTTTCTGAAATCGCGAAGCAACTTCGAAGATTCCATCAAGTGGAAATTCCAGGTTCTAAAGAACCTCAGCTATGGGTTGACATCTTCAAGTTCTTTGAGAAAGGTTTGAGAACCGACTTCTTTTACACAATGTTCTTTTTCCATAAAAATCGAAATGGACTATCTTCCAGTTGGAGTTGCCTCAATATCTGTCTTCttgttcttttcttctttttttttcaaattttggatTTTAACAGTGTTGCTTTTCTGGAGTTTTGACTGATTACAGTCTGCTACAGCCAATTGTCATCAGTAACATGGGGGCTGGGGCTCATATAGTTTCTTTCTTCTCAAGATTATTACCTAGCAGTACCAGATGCATGTCTAATGCATGAGACCTTCTTTTGCAGCATCTACTCTCCAGTTTGAAGATACTGATAAACAAAGGACATATGAGACAATTTCGTTCAAGGAAGTGCATAAGGAAGTTAAAGAGCTGAAGGTAAGATCTCTTTTTATATTTGGTTGATTCATCCGGTGCTGATGAAGGGAAGGTGCTATGTGTTTATTGGCTCGGCAAATGCTTTCTCAGATCCTATTTTGTTTTTGATTTCTGATTATATGTTTGATTCAATATTAAGAACTTTACCCCTGTTTATGAGAGTGTGTCCTGATGATGGACCAGGAACTGACAACCCTTCTCAATTCTCCAGTGGTGTTTGCTCACAATGATTTGCTTTCTGGGAATTTGATGCATAATGATGAACAAGGTATGTGAACTTATAATTTGAGTTTGTTCAATTTGCTAAACTGCCATCTTCTTGCTCTGTTGACTCTCAAAGAAGCTCCTCTTTGCTGTATTCACATTTTGCATTCTACATGGATGTGCACCCTTTTTAACTCCTATATTTCAAGATGAGTGTAGTGTCCTCGTCTCTAGAAAATTTCCATATGTTCATAATGGATTTGTTTTTTGCCCTTTTTTTCAATCCATAGATAAACATATTATCAGTAGTGACAAGTGAACCAATGCTGCTTGTTAGGCATAACATAAATGATATCTATAAACTGTTGCATGATAGTTTTTAAAAATAGAATACTTCGGGGTGGTAGATATGAGAATACTTAATTTCAATAGGAAGCTCGGTTGGATATTGGGGTGGTAGATATGAGAATACTTAGTTCCAATAGGAAGCTCGGCTGGATTAGGCATAGATGTCAGTATGGATGCAGTGCAGTGTCTTTATCCAAAGCAATTTCTAGTTGCTGATATTGGGTTTGACTGTTGCTCTTGATATAATCCCTAGATAAGCAAATTTATGTAGTGGAAGTGAACCAACACTGCTGGTTAGACATTTGAAGGAATAAGAATATCTATAAACTATTGGATAACATTCTTAAAAACAAAACACCATTGCATGTAGATTTGAGAACATTGTGATGTCGATATGAGATCTAGTACATATAGGCTTTTCTCAAAGATAAGGCATCATTCAATGAATCATGAATCATGAAACCTGTAACCTAAAGACAGAAAAATGTGATATTGTGTTGGTGCCTAATTACTGGATGGAACATAAGAATATTTTTCCTGCTTACCTATAAATTCTTCCAATGTCTGTGTGTTAACTGTTTACCTCGTTGATGTCCAGAAAAGCTCTACTTGATAGACTTTGAGTATGGGTCTTACAATTACAGAGGCTTTGACATTGGAAATCACTTCAATGAATATGCTGGCTATGACTGTGACTATAGCTTGTATGTTTCTTCTATATTTGAATTGCAATTCTCTTGTGTTTTCTTGTGCAACAATAATGAGTTCTTGAACGGATTGGCACCTACCTACTGATTATTGAACATGGTGTAAATGCAGGTATCCGAGTAAAGATGAACAATATCATTTTTTCAGGCATTATTTAGAACCTGAAAAACCATGCGAGGTAAGGATATCTGATTTGTGCATTTCGGTTTCAACAATGATATTTCAAGTTTGACAAGATTGCCCCTGAGATAAAATACGTTGCTAGTCTGTTACAACTTAGCTATTAACAATGATTGAGTAAATTCTATATGCATTATTTGATCTATATGGagggtttatttattttatctcacAATTAATAGGAGCTACTGCTTCCTATTAACTGGTGTGAATGTTAACTGGAACTTATTGTTGCGTCTTAAGATGAGTACTGGAAACTGTATGTATCCTAGATGGGATAATAGAATCTATTAGAGTCACTCTTATGACTGATCTTACTGTTAGCAAATGTAATACTACATATTGAGATAAAATTTATCCATTATTATATTAGAAGGGTCTTAGAACCAGACCTAGGAATCCTGTAACTTTTTATCTGCATGTGTTCAAACAATCACATGCTTATCATCAAGTTTTGTTTGTTGAAACTATGAAAAACACATTGAATATTGCTAGAAATTGATCTTGTTTACATAGTGGCCTTTAAAGAGCCTTTTGTACTTGAGATATATTTTGATAATTAGATTTGAAATTAGTACCTTATATTGTGTTAACTACAACAGGTATCAGAAAAAGACCTTGAAGCTCTGTATGTGGAGACTAATACGTTCATGTTAGCTTCGCATTTATATTGGGCGTT belongs to Gossypium arboreum isolate Shixiya-1 chromosome 7, ASM2569848v2, whole genome shotgun sequence and includes:
- the LOC108453228 gene encoding probable ethanolamine kinase, translated to MGATNNIWTAMEANHAKQSHNGNSTFDDHSILHSNLSVDTALPFPLMVPRVIALCKDLFRKWAKLNDSCFSVDTVSGGITNLLLKVSVKEENGEYVSVTVRLYGPNTEYVINRERELQAIKYLSAAGFGAKLLGVFGNGMVQSFINARTLTPADMRKPKLVSEIAKQLRRFHQVEIPGSKEPQLWVDIFKFFEKASTLQFEDTDKQRTYETISFKEVHKEVKELKELTTLLNSPVVFAHNDLLSGNLMHNDEQEKLYLIDFEYGSYNYRGFDIGNHFNEYAGYDCDYSLYPSKDEQYHFFRHYLEPEKPCEVSEKDLEALYVETNTFMLASHLYWALWALIQARMSPIDFDYLGYFFLRYNEYKKQKRMCFSLAKSHISGSGKA